In candidate division WOR-3 bacterium, the DNA window CCGTCAAAGAGCGCCGCTCGCCTCTTTCATGTTCTGCGGAAAAGACGATTTTGAAGCCCAAAAGTCTTTTCTGGATAACGAAGGCTTCAAATAACCCTTGGCTTTCATCCTCTACACGCCTTTGCCATCCTTTTGAAAAAAAACTTTTCGTGTGTTTTCAATCCCAAAAAGAATTTGTAAATCTTGTTTTATCAGTCGATAACCTCCGCTTTGACAAAGCATACCTTTTGTCATATCATCTCAATATAAACACCTTTCCCCCGGAGGTCTCGTGGAGAAGAAAAAAGTGTTGATTGTCGAAGACCAAAACCTTATTTCTCTGCGCATAAAACTCGTCCTGGAACAAAATTCATTCGATATTGTAGGCGTTGTCGATTCGGCTGAAGAAGCCCTTGAAATTCTCGAAAGGACAAAACCGGATGCTATCATTTTAGACATTGTCCTGTCAGGGAAAATGGACGGCATCACGGCTTCAGACATCATCAGAAAAAAATTCGGCATTCCTATCATTTTTCTGACAGCCTTAAAAGATCGGGAACAGCTGTCGGAACTTGCCCGGGACCAACACTACGCCGTTATCTACAAACCTATTCAAGAAAACGAAATAACCCAAAACCTGGAGAAGGTTTTAAGCAGGAACAGACAAAAACCTTCTGTCAGAGAAAAGACGGAATTTTCAGAAAATCACGAGATTTTTATAAAGGAAATAATCGACGAAAAATCTTTTGATTTTGTCAACTGTTTAATCCTGGTTCTCGACAAAAACGGCCGTTTGGTCAAGATGAACTCCAGGGCTGAACAGGTTTTACAAACCGCTTCACGAGAAGTCGAAGGGTTGAATTTCGACTCTGTTTTCAGTTTAAAAAGCCTGAAAAGCGGAAAAAATCCAGCCGATATCTTGAAAAGTTTTCTCAAAGACGGTGACGTCGAAATGTTTTCATCTTTCACCGAACTTAATTTTGAAGAACGTGCATTCGGGATTTTAAAAATGAGTTACGCTGTAAAAAATCCGCTTGGCGGATTCACATGCTTTATCCTCGCCATCAACGAAAAGCATCCTGAAGATACCATGGACAATTTCTACAGAATAAGTTCCGAAAGAATCAAGACAATCATTAACAATATTGGCGAAGGTATAGGTGTTGTCAGCGGGGATGAAGTTTTCATCTTTTCAAATCCTACCGCCGATAAAATTTTCGGCGTATACCCAGAAACCCTTATTGGAAAAGGATTGAAGAATTTTCTCAGCTTAGAACAATACCAAACCGTTTTATCCGAGACAGAAAAAAGGAAATCGTTGAATAAAACCACTTATCTTCTGGAAATATCGCGCCCTGACGGAGAAAAGAGAATTTTAAGCGTGACCGCCACGCCCGAGACAGACGAAAACGGATATTTTATTGGATCAATCGGAATTTTTGAGGATATTACGGAGAAAATCAAAAAAGAAAAAATTCTGATAGAAGAGCAGGAAAAACTAAAGCACCTAATAAACGGAAGCAAAGACATAGTCTATTCCATAGACACCTTGGGAAACATCGTCTTTATAGGACCGCAGACCAAAACTTACAATCTAACACCGGACGACGTAATCGGAAAAAACATACTTGAATTCATACACCCTGACGACAGGGAGAAAGCCATGAGCGATTACGCAAAAGTCTTGCAGACTGGGCAGTCGTTC includes these proteins:
- a CDS encoding PAS domain S-box protein → MEKKKVLIVEDQNLISLRIKLVLEQNSFDIVGVVDSAEEALEILERTKPDAIILDIVLSGKMDGITASDIIRKKFGIPIIFLTALKDREQLSELARDQHYAVIYKPIQENEITQNLEKVLSRNRQKPSVREKTEFSENHEIFIKEIIDEKSFDFVNCLILVLDKNGRLVKMNSRAEQVLQTASREVEGLNFDSVFSLKSLKSGKNPADILKSFLKDGDVEMFSSFTELNFEERAFGILKMSYAVKNPLGGFTCFILAINEKHPEDTMDNFYRISSERIKTIINNIGEGIGVVSGDEVFIFSNPTADKIFGVYPETLIGKGLKNFLSLEQYQTVLSETEKRKSLNKTTYLLEISRPDGEKRILSVTATPETDENGYFIGSIGIFEDITEKIKKEKILIEEQEKLKHLINGSKDIVYSIDTLGNIVFIGPQTKTYNLTPDDVIGKNILEFIHPDDREKAMSDYAKVLQTGQSFPSEVRLVDMQGVTHWFEDYGNPYFDREGNIIGQIGMLRDITERKRMDDELKSALKEKEILLREIHHRVRNNLEVISSLLQLQSSYVGDEKLSILLKETQSRVMSIGHVHGLLYHSENYSTIEFSNFIDTLTEEIFQTFKKTINHIEIIKDLQKISLSIDKAIPAGLIVNELMINSLRHAFVGRKEGALLISLQQDQTSDTYGARKKTSQV